The Methanolacinia petrolearia DSM 11571 genome has a segment encoding these proteins:
- a CDS encoding DUF364 domain-containing protein — MSKWEIYDALIEGIPDDVIVGDVVIGAELTYVQIDGGGGVAPYRPYWQRAPQYTGNKIGKPLKEVAELVKSWNFIEASVGNAAIVAWYNHPENAQKNGVEIPKPGRVEGRLKDPFINSQNEIRGKKVCVVGHFPFIEGLFEPVCDLSVVEWDPGPGDYPYNACDFLLPECDFAFITCAAIGDKSLPRLLELSENAEKVAIVGPGTPLAPQFFDFGVGDLSGFVINDPEMAKRIASGAEFQRIYAAGTKVNLLASSSKR; from the coding sequence ATGAGTAAGTGGGAGATTTATGACGCCCTGATCGAAGGGATTCCCGATGATGTCATCGTAGGGGATGTGGTGATCGGGGCTGAACTGACATATGTTCAGATAGACGGTGGCGGTGGTGTAGCACCCTACAGGCCCTACTGGCAGCGTGCGCCGCAGTATACCGGGAACAAGATAGGCAAACCCCTGAAAGAGGTTGCGGAACTGGTAAAATCATGGAATTTTATCGAAGCTTCTGTCGGCAATGCCGCGATTGTCGCGTGGTACAACCACCCTGAAAACGCACAAAAGAACGGAGTTGAAATTCCAAAACCTGGACGTGTCGAGGGAAGGCTCAAAGACCCGTTCATCAACTCGCAGAACGAAATCCGCGGCAAAAAGGTCTGCGTTGTCGGCCATTTCCCGTTTATTGAAGGACTATTCGAGCCTGTGTGTGACTTAAGCGTCGTCGAGTGGGACCCCGGCCCCGGCGATTATCCTTATAATGCATGTGATTTTCTGCTGCCTGAATGCGATTTCGCATTTATAACATGTGCAGCCATTGGCGACAAGAGCCTTCCCAGGCTGCTGGAGTTGTCGGAAAACGCCGAAAAAGTAGCAATTGTAGGGCCCGGGACACCTCTTGCACCACAGTTCTTTGATTTCGGTGTCGGGGATCTCTCCGGTTTTGTCATAAACGATCCGGAAATGGCGAAGAGAATCGCATCGGGGGCTGAATTCCAGAGGATCTATGCAGCGGGAACGAAGGTGAATCTTCTCGCCTCCTCGTCAAAAAGATGA